A window of the Gossypium arboreum isolate Shixiya-1 chromosome 2, ASM2569848v2, whole genome shotgun sequence genome harbors these coding sequences:
- the LOC108461340 gene encoding nuclear transcription factor Y subunit B-10-like, translated as MATSAPVPASPGGGGSHESGGEQSPRSNVREQERFLPIANISRIMKKALPANAKIAKDAKETVQECVSEFISFITSEASDKCQKEKRKTINGDDLLWAMATLGFEDYIDPLKIYLTKYREVII; from the exons ATGGCGACGTCGGCACCGGTTCCGGCGAGTCCAGGCGGCGGTGGAAGTCACGAGAGCGGCGGCGAGCAAAGCCCGAGATCCAACGTGCGAGAACAAGAGAGGTTTCTCCCTATCGCTAACATTAGCCGTATCATGAAGAAAGCTCTCCCTGCTAACGCTAAGATCGCTAAAGATGCTAAGGAGACCGTACAAGAGTGCGTTTCGGAGTTCATCAGCTTCATCACTAGCGA AGCCAGCGACAAGTGCCAGAAGGAGAAGAGGAAGACAATTAACGGGGACGATCTTCTCTGGGCTATGGCAACTTTAGGGTTTGAAGATTACATCGATCCGCTTAAGATTTACCTTACCAAATATAGAGAGGTAATTATCTAA